A stretch of DNA from Methanolinea mesophila:
AGGAGGACCCGGTGCACGTTTATACTACTGCAGGAACGTACTCCGTGACCCTGACGGTCCAGAATGAGTTCGGGACCTCGACACTCCGGAAAACGGGTTATATTACGGTCACCCCCGATGCCAGTCTTCCCCACGCGTTCTATGGCGGAGTGACGGTCCTCGGGAGCCCTGCCCCAGCCGGAAGCCTCATATCAGCACTGGCAACGGGCGGGAGCGGCTCCCTCGTCACCACCATTCCGGGGGTTTACGGGAATGCCACGGCGTTCGGCAATAAACTTCTTGTGCAGGGAGGTGTCCCGGCAGGGTCTCCCATCACCTTCTCCGTGAACGGGGTCCAGGCCATGTGCAGGGTGAACGGCACTTCAGGGCCGTGGCTTTCGAGTTATCCCTTCGAACAGGGAGGCCTTACCGTTCTCGACCTGAATGTGACAAGTGCACCGGTAGCAGCGGATTTCACCGGGAGCCCCCGTTCGGGTACCGCGCCGCTCTCTGTCCAGTTCACCGACATGTCCAGCGGAGGGCCTGTGCAGTGGAGCTGGAACTTCGGTGACGGAACCGCCAACTCGACCGAACAGAACCCGGTGCACGTGTATCAGAGTGCGGGCACCTATACGGTGACCCTCACGGCCTGGAACGCGTTCTCCAACGATACGGAGCAGAAGGTCGGCTATATCGTGGTCTCCAGCTCGGGGCTGGTCGCGAACTTCCAGGGCACGCCCACGTCCGGCTTTGTCCCGCTCAATGTCCAGTTCACCGACCTCTCGTCGGGTCCGCACAGTTACTGGACCTGGCAGTTCGGAGACGGGGGAAGTTCAAACGTGGCCAACCCGACCCATACCTACCAGGCAACAGGGACCTATACGGTAAGCCTGACCATACGGGACCTCTCCGGGAACCAGGCAACCACGGTCAAACCCGGATATATCACGGTCTCGCCGCTGCCGCCGCCCCCCACGGCCAACTTCATGGCGAATGTCACCCAAGGGGAGGCCCCTCTCGCGGTCCAGTTTACCGACCTCTCGACCGGGAACCCCTTCGAATGGACCTGGTCGTTCGGGGACGGGAGCGGGTCGTCCCTCCAGTCCCCGGTGCATGTATACCGGAACCCGGGCATCTACACAGTCTCTCTGACGGTGAGGAACCTAGGCGGAACGGACACGGAGTTAAAACAGGCCTATATCAACGTGACGGAGGCCCCGCCCGCGGCGGACTTCGAGGCCCAGCCAAAATCCGGTTATGCGCCGCTTGCGGTCCAGTTCACCGATCTGTCCACGGGCGGGCCCGATGCCTGGGACTGGTCCTTCGGGGACGGGAGCAGCTCGACGATGCAGGACCCGTTGCATACCTATGCTGCAGCCGGAAACTACACAGTAAACCTCACTGTTTCGAACGGGTTCGGTTCGAGCTCTGTCTCGAAAACGAACCTGATCCAGGTCCAGGAATACTTCGGGCCCATCGCGAACTTCACCGCGGACCCCCTGAAAGGGTATGAACCCCTCGCGGTGAACTTCACCGACACTTCGCTCGGGAACGTGACCTCCTGGCTGTGGACCTTCGGGGACGGGAAGATCTCGACCGAACAGAACCCGATGCACCTGTACAACAACGGAGTGTACACCGTGACGCTCACCGTGAGTAACGACCTCGGCAACTCCACGCTCACCAGGCCCGCGTATATCACCGTGCTCCGCAGCGGCGGTGGCGGCGGTGGCGGCGGCGGCGGAGGTGGCGGGTACTTCTATGTCGGAACGACCGCCACGACGCCCACCGTGACCCCCACGCCGACCCCGACCATCCCTCCGGGCACGATCCCGCTTGACGGAAACAACGTCACCGTGCAGATGGTAGTAATCGTCTCGCCCGACGGAATCGTCTCGGTCAATATCCCCGCAGGAGTCCGGCCGACCGATGCGAACGGGAACCCCCTCAGGGACATTATCCTGACCCCTGTTTCCGGAAGCGAGCTCCCCTCGATGCCCCCGGCCCCATACTCCTTTACCGGGTATGCAGACCTGGTCGAGCCTGAGGGTGCCTCGTTCGACCCCTTCGTGACCGTCAGTTTCACATTCGGTCCCGATGCCTGGGCCGCCCTCGCAGGCCAGAACCTGGTTATCATGAGATACGATACCGCATCGGGCACCTGGTATGCGATCCCTACCACGATCGATACCTCTGCGATGTCTGTCACCGGGACGGCCACCAGGGGCGGGCTCTACGCGCTGTTCGGGGAGGCAGGGCCGGCCACCACCGTCCCGACCATAACCACCGGCACGCCTGAAACAACCCCGGTTTCCATGCCGTTCCCCGCGATGCTTGTCATCCCGGCCATGGTGATCATTGTGATCCTTGTCGCGGTCGCGGTGTACCTGATCGAGCGGCGGACACGAGCGCCGAAGAAACCGGAGAACGAAGAGATCTTTGAAGAAAAGGAATAATTTTTATTATTTTCAAGAATTCTTCGTTTTTAAGCCGGATTTTATGAAACTATAAAACCGTTCTGCTTCACCCGCGAGGATCCCACAGGCTTATTTTTTCCCTGAATTGTCGATTCTCTCCCCACCTGATTTCACTCCGGGACGAACAGGAGAGAAAAGTATATTATCATCTTGTCCCAATTCAGACTATATAAAAGAGCGGTTAGTCCCAGAAGGTGGCAGCCGGGGATCCCTCTTTCATGCATAATTCAATCAAGGTGGTGCTGAGATGAAGCTTCGAAAGTGCTTACTCTACTGTATCGTGGTCGTAATTGCTCTTATCTGGGCTATTGCGCCCGTTTCTGCGGTGACGAATGTCATTCCGCAGGGTGGTGACGTTTTTATCGGTGAACAAGGACTTGATGTAACCGCAGCAGTGGGTGGATATTCCCAGATCGCGTGGTTCATGCAGGGAACCAACCCGAACACCGATGTACCCAATGCAATTTACTCGGTGGGCAATCCTTCCTCGTTCTATGTCGCACCGTCAAATTTTGCGGGAAAAACCGGTACATGGTACAGGTGGGACGGTTCAAACCAGGGCCAGGCATTCAACGTGGTTGACCCGTCCCTGACCCTCCGCGTGTGGGACCAGGATACCCAGACCGAAGTTTCCGGAGCAAAAGTCCCTGTCGGGAGCACGGAAAACTTCAGGATCGAGACCAATATGTATTCGATTGCGAGCAGGCCGGGGTTCAACCCGGTGACCGACGGGATGTTCACCATCAAGGTGCAGACCCCCGACGGCGGGATCCTGACCAGCCTGATCGACATAACCCTCCTCTATGTCAACTACCAGATACCGTTGACCAACCAAAACGTCAATTCCAACCCCTATTACTGGGTATCCACCACACCGATCGCTCCCGACTGGTATGTCGGGTGGTACACGGCGGCCATGACCACCTATACAGGGATCTCGGGGACCAGGATATATCCTGACGGGACGTATACCGCCTGGATCGAGTGTAATGTAAACCATATCAAGGAAAACTACAACATCGAGGGTAAAACCGTCTCGATCAAGAAGACGGTGACCATCGAGTCAAGGCCGGTGAGCGTTACGGTCAACAAGGGTTCGGTGAAGAGGGGAGAGACCTTCTCCGCGACCGTCTCGGGCGACCCGTTCACCCAGTACGTGATCTGGGTCAAATCCGGAACCTGCAGCGGGACCATGTCAGGGTATCCCTGCGACCAGCCGCCCATGATCTCCTACAACCTCCAGGAGGGTGTGATGGTAGGGACGAACGGGGACAAGTACTTCGATTGTTCGGGATGTATCAAGCAGGTCGAAGAAAATGTGCCCTTCTATCCTGACGACGGCATATGGTATTATGCGACCGTCACCACCGATGTGAACGGGACCCGTACCATCGACTGGCAGACCAGCACCGATACCAAGCCGGGGACGTATTCCATTGCGGTGGTGCCGCTGTCGAGCGGAGATACCGTGATCCCGAAGTTCACCACCATCACCGTGACCAAAGGGACCGTGACCTTTGCGGCCTACGTCTTCGGACAGCAGACCAACCAGGCATACCTGGGCGAGACCATCCGGCTCTCCGGGACCAATACCGACAGCACTACCACGTACCTGTTCATCTCCGGCCCGTGCCAGTCCTGCGCAGGATCCGACCTTGTCTATAACGACCCTGTGGTGACCGGCGAACCCTATACGTTCACCCAGGTGCCGGTACAACCCGACGGAACGTGGGAATACCTCTGGGTCACCAGGGAGAACATGATAGACCTGGGCCAGTACTACATCTACGCATCCAGCAAGCCTGACGACCGCCAGGCCCTGGAGAACATCCAGTGCATCAACTGCAGTCCGGTCACTCCGTCGTGCGCCGCATGGACCAAGATACCCTTCGAGTTCCTCCAGCCGAAGATCACCGCGGATATCAACCCCAAGGTCCTGAAGATCGTCTGCTGCAACCCGGTGTCCATCATCGTATCGGGCAATGCAACCGGGATATGGGACTATTACTACGACGAGGAATACGAGGAGTGGGTCAAGGACCCCATCCCGATCGCATTCTGGGTATTCGGTGAGAACAAGGTCGCGGGCTCCAAGTACATCTACGACCAGATCGACGTGAACTGCCCAGACGATACGTTCTCCTTCAACCTCGCCAGCTACTTCAACACCCTGGCGCTGCAGCCCGGGACCTACAAGGTGGTCCTCCAGCACCCGATGTACAACCACCTCCTCGACGTCATCCCCGAGGACTGGGTGTACTACCCCACCTGGGACACCGTGTGGTCAGGAGACCCGAACAAGGAGTACGTGATCACCTCGGACCCCGTGCGGTGGAGCAAGCTCTTCCTGATCGACGGCACCGGCAGGCTCGTGGGAATGCAGGCCTTCCAGGCACTGATCAACGGAATCGACGCCCAGAATATCGATGATACCTACCAGGTGCTCGAGTTCAAGGTCGAGAGCAACACCGCGGTCATCGCGGACTTCTCGGGCACCCCGACCACGGGAGCCAAACCGCTCACCGTGCAGTTCACCGATATCTCCACCGGTACCCCCAACACCTGGCTCTGGAACTTCGGCGACGGAACGACCTCGGTCCAGCAGAACCCCCTCCACACCTACCAGCTGGAAGGGTCCTACGACGTCACCCTCAGTGTGAGCAACGCAATGGGGTCGTCTACCACGACCAAGACCGATTACGTCACGGTCACCTCCGTAGGCCCGACCCCCACCCCGACCGGGACCGTCACCCCGACCCCCGGTACCAACACCATCGACCTCTGGCCCGGGTGGAACTTCGTCTCCACGCCAAAGACCCTTGCTGACGGCTACAACACCGCCTCCGAGGTCTTTGGCGGGGTGAACACCGGCGGACACTCTATTTACCTCTACGACGCAAGTACTGGTATATGGACGCAGATGATGGCCGATTCACCCGTCAAACCCCTGGACGGTATCTGGATCTACTCTACGACCACTTACCAGGTGACTCTCCACTACAAGGACGACCCCCTGGCAACACCCCCGACCAAACAGATGTATACCGGGTGGAACGCAATAGGGTTCTCGGACACGACACAGGCCTCTGCGAAGGATACCCTGACCTCTGTGGTGGACCAGTGGTCCCAGACGATGGGATTCAATGCCGCCCTGCAGTCCTACGAGACCTCGATCATCAACGGCGGATCCGGCAGCCACTCGGACACCAACCCCATGTATCCCTCGAAGGGATACTGGCTCTACATGAGGGGCCCTGGGACTCTTGCAGCGATCAGCGCATGATCTTCCGGGTGTCGAGGTGAAGATGAACCACAAGCTCCTCATTTTTTCACTGATGCTCTGTCTGCTGGTAGGAGCTGCAGCAGCAGTACCGCCCATCCCCTGCGAGTTCTATGGCACCGTGACCCAGGGTGGCCAGCAGGCCCCGGTCGGGAGCACCATCGTCGCATATTACCATGGTACTCCGCACGGCCAGCTGGTCACGACACAGCAGGGGTTCTACGGTGGGGCAGATGCATATGCCAACCGGCTGAAGGTCACGCTTTCCGAACAGGAGATCAACGATTGCTGTTCGTCCTGCGGATGCGTCCTCCTGATCGAATTCTACATCAACGGGTACAAGGCCGACCAGACTGCCATATTCCAGTCGGGCAGCACGATGTACCTGCCCCTTACCGCATCGGGGGCCCCGACTCCCACGGTAACGCCAACCCCCACCGTGACCGTTACCACCACGACAACGACGGTTACCCCGACAACTACCGTTACCACCGCAACGCCTACACCCACGACGGCCACTCCCACGCCCACCACTACTACGACTACCCCGACGCCGACCACGTCTACCCCGACACCAACGACTGCAACGCCGACACCTACCACGACTACCCAGACACCGACACCCGTCCCGTCGACGATCCCGGTCCGGCCCCACGAATTCTATGGCACGGCCGTTCTCGCGGGCGGTGAGCAGGTGCCGGCAGGGACCGAGATAGAGGCGTTCGTCGCGGGTGGCCTGACCAACGTGCAGGGGAACCCTGTCGTTGTGAGCGTACCGGGACAGTACGGCGGCAGCAGTTCCTTCTCGCAGAGACTTGACGTGATGGGGAGCATCCAGGAGAACGCCCCGATCTCGTTCTTCATCGGAGGCGTCCGGGCCGAGGTTTACGACGTGAATGCGAGCAGCGGGTGGGTTTCAACCTACCCGTTCCACAGCGGCAGCCTCACGGAACTGAACCTGCGTACCAACATGTCCCTCCCCCAGGCCGACTTCTCCGCCACGCCGCTTGCGGGATACGAACCCCTGAAGGTCTACTTCTATGACATGTCGACCGGGATTCCGACCCACTGGGAGTGGAACTTTGGTGACAATTCCGCGAACTCCACCCTCCAGAACCCGATGCATTCCTACTTCAACGGGGCCTACACGGTGACCCTCACAGTGAGCAATGCCGCAGGGACCTCCACCACTACGAAGACAGGGTATATCGTGGTCTCCAAGTCGAGCAGCCCTGCCGCAGGCGGCGGTGGCGGTGGCGGCGGCGGAGGGTTCTACGCACCCGCATCCACGGAGACCGCAACGCCGACACCCACGGTCAGCGCCACGGCGACGACCACCCCGGTCGGCCCCGCGGGAGGGACGCTGCCCCTGAACGTGGACTACCGGCTCTCCCAGTCGGTGGTGATCGTTGCGGAGGACAATGCCGCCCAGCTCTATCTCCCCGAAGGGATGAAACCGGTCAACGCAACGGGAAGCCCGATCTTCTCCATAACCATCGTGAGGGTGCCGGGATCGGATGTCCCGCCGGTGGCCCCCGGGGCTCCCTATACCTTTGCGGGATATGCGTACGACATCGAGCCGAGCGGTGCGAGTTTCGATCCCTACATCACCCTCTCGATCACCCTTCCGGAACAGGAATGGGCCGCATTACAGGGCGGGGACCTCTCGATAAAGTGGTATAATACCGCGACCGGCCAGTGGGAAGACCTTCCCACCACGGTGAATGCCAACAGCCGCACGGTGAGCGCGACCATCACCCACTCCACCACCTTCGCGCTCTTCGTCCAGGGCGGGCAGACCCCGGTCCCCACCACTGTCGCAACCACCGTGATCCCCACCACTGCTGCGGTAACCGGTGACTTCACCGACCTGCTGATCAAGGTGATCATCGTCGTGATCATCATCGTCGCGGTGGCGTTCATGGCGATCTACCTCCTCCGGAGGAAAGGTAAAGAGGGCGAAGAACCGGAACCAAAGAAGGAAAAGAAGAAATTTGAGTGGAGAAAGAAGAAAGAAGAGGAAGAGCCGGACGAGGACTGGGAGATCAAGGGACTCCAGTAATCTTCTCGTCCGAAAATGGCTTTGCCATTTTCGTCTTTTTTTGAACTGCTGTGAATCACTCCACTCTATGATTTAATTGTCCGATCAATCTCATGCGTATCCTTTTTCGCGGACCATGTAGCAGGAAATATCTCTGGTAAAATTTTAATCCTGGCTGACATCGCTCGATAAAAAATCCAAAGATACGATATTCAGGTATTTCCTTTCGGGGCGCCGCAGCGGCGGGGCGCAGCCCGGAGCGTCATGAAACGCACATTCTATTCAAAAATCGAGGTTTAGAGAAAATAACGGGGAGTTGTCTTACTCCTCATCGGTGTAGTAATAGTATTCGCCGCTCGCCTTCTGTTCCCGGTCGAGGTACGACTCCGGCTTGTTGATACGGGGCCTGCCGGTCTTGTCCCTCCGGAAGGTTACCCCGAGCTCGGAGAGGAACCGGTTCATCCCTTCCCGCATATCGAACGGTCCGGTGGCCTCGCCGCTGATCCCGGGGGACCCCTCGAAGACCAGGATGCGCTCGCTGATCATGTCGATCAGGTAGATGTCGTGGTCTATCACCAGTACGGCGGCATCCTTGCCCTCGACGTGCCGTTTCAGGACCCTGGTCACCTTGACCCGCTGCTCTACGTCCAGGTGGGCGCTCGGCTCGTCGAGGATGTAGAGGTCCGCTTTCCGGGAGAGGCACGCGGCGATGGCTACCCGCTGGAGCTCGCCGCCGGAGAGGGTGTCGACCGACATCTGTAAAAGGGGCCCTATCGAGAGCGGTTCGATGATCTCGTGCTGGTAGCCCGAGGAATCGAACGACTTCGTGATGCTCCGGAGTATGAACTCGACGGTGTCCGAGCCCTGGGGCTTGATGTACTGGGGCTTGTAAGAGATGGTGACCTGCGACTCGAGCGGCCCTCCCTCGGGCTCCTCCTCCCCGGCGAGCAGCCGGGCGAAGGTGCTCTTCCCGATCCCGTTCGCGCCCACCACGCCGAGTACCTCTCCGGCCCGGATCTCGCCGCCCGACACCTCGAGCCTGAACCGGTCGTACGACTTCGCCATGCGGGGGAACTCGTAGAGCACCTGACGCTCGGAGCCCTTCTCGTGGGCCCGCTTCTCGAAGACCACCGGGTAGGGCCGGAACCTCACGTTCTCCTCGGGAAGGTACCCCTCGAGGTACTGGTTGATCCCCACCCTGACCCCCTTCGGCTGGGTGATCACCCCGAAGACCGCCGGTTTACCGTATGCCACGTGCACCGTGTCGGCGAGCATGTCGAGGATCGCGAGGTCGTGCTCGACGATCACGATGGGGCGGTGCAGGGCGAGGTCCCGGATCAGTTCCGCTGCCGCCATTCTCTGGTAGATATCGAGGAACGGGGTGATCTCGTCGAGGAAATAGAAGTCCGCCTCGCGGGAAAGACATGCGGCGATGGCAACCCGCTGGAGCTCGCCGCCGGAGAGGGTGGTGATATCATGGTCGAGGATCGGGTCCAGGCGGAGCGCCTCGATGTACCCCTGCAGCGCACCCCGTTCGTCGGTCCCCTTAAGGAGCTCCCGGGACGAGCCGGAGAAGACCTTGGGGATAAAGTCGATATACTGAGGCTTGACGGCCACTTTGAGTTTCTTCTGGGAGACGGTCTGGAGGTAATCGAAGAGTTCCGTCCCGGTATAACGGCGGAGGATCTCCTCCCAGGCTGCCTCCCGTTCGAACTCTCCTAGGTTCGGCTTGAGCTGCCCGGACAGGATCTTCATCGCCGTGCTCTTCCCAATCCCGTTCTCCCCGAGGATCCCGGTGACCTTCCCTTCCACCGGGATGGGAAGACCGTAGAGTGCGAATCCGTTTACCCCGTAGCGGTGTGTGGGGTGCTCGAGCTCTTCGGGAAGGCTCACGATGTCGATCGCCTCGAAGGGGCACTTTTTCACGCATATCCCGCACCCCACGCACAACTCCTCGGAGATCACCGCCTTGCCCTCCTCGGAAAGGACGACCGTCTCGTCTCCGGTACGGACCCGGGGACAGTACGAGATGCACTCGGTCCCGCATTTCCGGGAGTGGCATCGGTCACGATGAACTACTGCAATACGCATATGCGATCAGATTGAGCCGGATAGCAGGAATGTCCAGATAATGAACCAGAAGGCGAACGTCATGAACCCCTGATAGAGCCAGTCCTTCTTCCCGAGCCCGGAGGTGTTCATCCGGAGCGCCATGAAGATGTGTCGCTGGACGACTATCCCGGCGAACATTATCAGCAGGCCGAGGAATGTGTAGCTGTTGAACCCGGCGATATTCTCCGGTCCTACCACGAGGTAGGAGATTATGCCGGTCACTATCCCCATCACGCAGGCGATGACGGTCCTCTGGATCCGCTCGTGCTGTTCCTTCTGCTTCTCCTGCGGAGTAAGCTTCTTTTGTCCGCTCTCTTTCTGCGGACTCTCATTTTCTTCCGGCATTTCGGCGCTCATCGTGACACCAGTAGTCCTATTTTTAGGTGCTCGGGCCATATCTAATTTGGTATTATATGGCAACCATCCAGGGCATGAGCGGGATAGATATCCGCGCGGTGGTAGCGGAGCTCTCGGACCTTCTCCCGCTGTGGGTGGACAAGGCCTACCAGTTCGAGCCGAATTTTCTCGCGATCCGGTTGAACGGGCTAGAACACGCACGGTATCACCTGTTGATCGAACCCGCAAAAAGGGTGCACCTCGTCCGGTCGCTGCCCCCGCCGCCGAAGATGCCCCCCCATTTCGCGATGCTCCTCCGGAAATATCTCTCCGGGGGGAAACTCCTCTCCGTCCGGCAGCACGGCCTCCAGAGGATCGTAATCTTCGAGATAGGAAAAAAGGACCTCTCCTTTTTCCTTATCCTCGAACTCTTCGACCCCGGCAACGTGGTCCTCTGCGACGGGGACTTTACCATCATCAATTCGTTCTCCCACCACCGGTTCAGGGAGCGGGCGGTGGTCCCGGGGGTCCGTTACGAGCTCCCGGGCCAGGACCCTTTCACTTCGGGAGAGGAAAAGTTCTCGGAATTCCTGCGAAACGACGACCGGGACATTGTCCGGGCCCTCGCGGTGGGGGCGATGCTCGGGGGAAAATATGCGGAGTATGTCTGCGAAACGGCAGGGGTCGACAAGACTGCTCCGGCCGGGAGCGTCGATGCCGGGCCGATATATTCGGCGGTGAGCCGTCTCCTTGCCCGTGCCGAGACGGAGATATCGCCGGTGATCACCCGCGATTCGTGTCTCCCCTTCCCCCTGACCGGCATGGGCGGGCCGGGCGGACCTCGTGCGTTCAACGAGGCGCTCGAGTCGTTCTTCCCCCTGATACAAAAGCCGGAGAAGGAGACTAAGAAAGCCGAAAAGGTCTCGCGTGAAGAGCGGATCCGTCGCCAGCAGGTAGCGGCGGTAAAGAAGTTCGAGGAGAAGATCGCCAGGACCGAGCGGATCGTAGCACTGATTTACGAGAACTACCCCCTGGTGCAGGAGGTCCTCGAAAGCCTCGACCAGGCGAGTAAGAGCCGTTCCTGGCAGGAGATCGAAGCGATATTAAAGAGCCAGACCGGGGGGCCTGCGACCAGGATCACTGCCGTTCACCCCGAGGACGCCTCGGTCGACCTTGACCTCGGTGAGCAGGTGAACCTCCGGGTCCACGAGAGCCTCGAGGCGAACGTGGGCGCCTACTACGACACTATCAAGAAATTCCGGAAGAAGATCGAGGGCGCCCGGGGGGCCATGGCAAAGGTCCCCGAGAGGCGGGAAAAGAAATCTTCATCCTCGCCGGTGCGGAAAAAACGCTGGTTCCACAGGTTCCGGTGGTTCTATACCAGCGACGGTGTGCTGGTGCTCGGGGGAAAAGACGCCGGGCAGAACGAGGAACTGGTAAAGAAGTACATGGAGGGTGGGGACCGGTTTGTCCACGCCGACGTGCACGGGGCGAGTGTAGTGATCGTGAAGGGCAGGACGGTACGGATGGACGAGGTGGCCCAGTTCGCGGCGTCGTACTCCGGGGCCTGGAGGAGCGGGCATTTCAGCGCTGATGTCTACTCGGTCGCCCCGGACCAGGTGAGCAAAACTCCCGAATCCGGGGAGTATGTGGCAAGGGGGTCCTTTATCGTCCGGGGGGAACGGGTGTACTACCATAACGTCCCCCTCGAAGTGGCCATAGGGCTAGAGACCAGCCCCGAACTCGGGGTCATCGGCGGGCCGCCCTCTGCGGTGAAGGAGCGGGCCTCGAACGTGGCCGGCCTCCGCCCGGGGCAGTACGAGCCGAACGATATCGCGAAGAAAGTACTCAGGATAATCCGGGAAAGACTATCACCCCAGGAGCAGAAAGGGTTGAAAGGGGTGCTTAACACGGAGACTGTCGCGGCGTTCGTCCCCCCCGGTGGGTCGGACCTGGTGGAGCCATGAAAGCGGAACGGGGTGAACTGCAAAGATCATGCGGGGAGATCCGGATCTTCCCGGAGAGTATCGAC
This window harbors:
- a CDS encoding PKD domain-containing protein — its product is MPGKLLSNEDEEGYSGSGGKRTKRRYPVQPSVAALGILLVLMTLISGYGAADDDIIARLTLDQTHTVKQMTVGTVDTIDLLNLSKTEVILISTTGDGSDIDTLAAPNLREVRRIFSSGSAQCSGNTLTILGPLDVSEDWSSWPGINVYTDLNVPTINCEIPGEIGNIFIVKVNQSAGIPGLENLFNSSDILYIVSNQGLLAVKPASDLYIVTGTFVYDADDLVYTLNQNAVDLSSFTLDRQYSQALSNPLSGAAPLPGEYSLIAFSYDQAGERIVSYAAYPIIILDGRNELVIAGHSLPYEYDKKSPENLTVTFQNNAGIREVAYLLIKQTETYDARLDIDMQNVCGSITDSFNSGVAIGDPLLSGLKNILRSSEDSTAFRFTLSRIGSPVPPPPSNGSVISFTPGFGISGYSTGSTGAMIPASSLNSLNAGEYYVYALGLDQDGEIVGFDQSTLLVAESPSANFVGVPTQGAGPLTVQFSDLSTGSPTQWNWYFGDGSPNSTQEDPVHVYTTAGTYSVTLTVQNEFGTSTLRKTGYITVTPDASLPHAFYGGVTVLGSPAPAGSLISALATGGSGSLVTTIPGVYGNATAFGNKLLVQGGVPAGSPITFSVNGVQAMCRVNGTSGPWLSSYPFEQGGLTVLDLNVTSAPVAADFTGSPRSGTAPLSVQFTDMSSGGPVQWSWNFGDGTANSTEQNPVHVYQSAGTYTVTLTAWNAFSNDTEQKVGYIVVSSSGLVANFQGTPTSGFVPLNVQFTDLSSGPHSYWTWQFGDGGSSNVANPTHTYQATGTYTVSLTIRDLSGNQATTVKPGYITVSPLPPPPTANFMANVTQGEAPLAVQFTDLSTGNPFEWTWSFGDGSGSSLQSPVHVYRNPGIYTVSLTVRNLGGTDTELKQAYINVTEAPPAADFEAQPKSGYAPLAVQFTDLSTGGPDAWDWSFGDGSSSTMQDPLHTYAAAGNYTVNLTVSNGFGSSSVSKTNLIQVQEYFGPIANFTADPLKGYEPLAVNFTDTSLGNVTSWLWTFGDGKISTEQNPMHLYNNGVYTVTLTVSNDLGNSTLTRPAYITVLRSGGGGGGGGGGGGGYFYVGTTATTPTVTPTPTPTIPPGTIPLDGNNVTVQMVVIVSPDGIVSVNIPAGVRPTDANGNPLRDIILTPVSGSELPSMPPAPYSFTGYADLVEPEGASFDPFVTVSFTFGPDAWAALAGQNLVIMRYDTASGTWYAIPTTIDTSAMSVTGTATRGGLYALFGEAGPATTVPTITTGTPETTPVSMPFPAMLVIPAMVIIVILVAVAVYLIERRTRAPKKPENEEIFEEKE
- a CDS encoding DUF3821 domain-containing protein, producing MKLRKCLLYCIVVVIALIWAIAPVSAVTNVIPQGGDVFIGEQGLDVTAAVGGYSQIAWFMQGTNPNTDVPNAIYSVGNPSSFYVAPSNFAGKTGTWYRWDGSNQGQAFNVVDPSLTLRVWDQDTQTEVSGAKVPVGSTENFRIETNMYSIASRPGFNPVTDGMFTIKVQTPDGGILTSLIDITLLYVNYQIPLTNQNVNSNPYYWVSTTPIAPDWYVGWYTAAMTTYTGISGTRIYPDGTYTAWIECNVNHIKENYNIEGKTVSIKKTVTIESRPVSVTVNKGSVKRGETFSATVSGDPFTQYVIWVKSGTCSGTMSGYPCDQPPMISYNLQEGVMVGTNGDKYFDCSGCIKQVEENVPFYPDDGIWYYATVTTDVNGTRTIDWQTSTDTKPGTYSIAVVPLSSGDTVIPKFTTITVTKGTVTFAAYVFGQQTNQAYLGETIRLSGTNTDSTTTYLFISGPCQSCAGSDLVYNDPVVTGEPYTFTQVPVQPDGTWEYLWVTRENMIDLGQYYIYASSKPDDRQALENIQCINCSPVTPSCAAWTKIPFEFLQPKITADINPKVLKIVCCNPVSIIVSGNATGIWDYYYDEEYEEWVKDPIPIAFWVFGENKVAGSKYIYDQIDVNCPDDTFSFNLASYFNTLALQPGTYKVVLQHPMYNHLLDVIPEDWVYYPTWDTVWSGDPNKEYVITSDPVRWSKLFLIDGTGRLVGMQAFQALINGIDAQNIDDTYQVLEFKVESNTAVIADFSGTPTTGAKPLTVQFTDISTGTPNTWLWNFGDGTTSVQQNPLHTYQLEGSYDVTLSVSNAMGSSTTTKTDYVTVTSVGPTPTPTGTVTPTPGTNTIDLWPGWNFVSTPKTLADGYNTASEVFGGVNTGGHSIYLYDASTGIWTQMMADSPVKPLDGIWIYSTTTYQVTLHYKDDPLATPPTKQMYTGWNAIGFSDTTQASAKDTLTSVVDQWSQTMGFNAALQSYETSIINGGSGSHSDTNPMYPSKGYWLYMRGPGTLAAISA
- a CDS encoding PKD domain-containing protein; its protein translation is MNHKLLIFSLMLCLLVGAAAAVPPIPCEFYGTVTQGGQQAPVGSTIVAYYHGTPHGQLVTTQQGFYGGADAYANRLKVTLSEQEINDCCSSCGCVLLIEFYINGYKADQTAIFQSGSTMYLPLTASGAPTPTVTPTPTVTVTTTTTTVTPTTTVTTATPTPTTATPTPTTTTTTPTPTTSTPTPTTATPTPTTTTQTPTPVPSTIPVRPHEFYGTAVLAGGEQVPAGTEIEAFVAGGLTNVQGNPVVVSVPGQYGGSSSFSQRLDVMGSIQENAPISFFIGGVRAEVYDVNASSGWVSTYPFHSGSLTELNLRTNMSLPQADFSATPLAGYEPLKVYFYDMSTGIPTHWEWNFGDNSANSTLQNPMHSYFNGAYTVTLTVSNAAGTSTTTKTGYIVVSKSSSPAAGGGGGGGGGGFYAPASTETATPTPTVSATATTTPVGPAGGTLPLNVDYRLSQSVVIVAEDNAAQLYLPEGMKPVNATGSPIFSITIVRVPGSDVPPVAPGAPYTFAGYAYDIEPSGASFDPYITLSITLPEQEWAALQGGDLSIKWYNTATGQWEDLPTTVNANSRTVSATITHSTTFALFVQGGQTPVPTTVATTVIPTTAAVTGDFTDLLIKVIIVVIIIVAVAFMAIYLLRRKGKEGEEPEPKKEKKKFEWRKKKEEEEPDEDWEIKGLQ
- a CDS encoding ribosome biogenesis/translation initiation ATPase RLI — protein: MRIAVVHRDRCHSRKCGTECISYCPRVRTGDETVVLSEEGKAVISEELCVGCGICVKKCPFEAIDIVSLPEELEHPTHRYGVNGFALYGLPIPVEGKVTGILGENGIGKSTAMKILSGQLKPNLGEFEREAAWEEILRRYTGTELFDYLQTVSQKKLKVAVKPQYIDFIPKVFSGSSRELLKGTDERGALQGYIEALRLDPILDHDITTLSGGELQRVAIAACLSREADFYFLDEITPFLDIYQRMAAAELIRDLALHRPIVIVEHDLAILDMLADTVHVAYGKPAVFGVITQPKGVRVGINQYLEGYLPEENVRFRPYPVVFEKRAHEKGSERQVLYEFPRMAKSYDRFRLEVSGGEIRAGEVLGVVGANGIGKSTFARLLAGEEEPEGGPLESQVTISYKPQYIKPQGSDTVEFILRSITKSFDSSGYQHEIIEPLSIGPLLQMSVDTLSGGELQRVAIAACLSRKADLYILDEPSAHLDVEQRVKVTRVLKRHVEGKDAAVLVIDHDIYLIDMISERILVFEGSPGISGEATGPFDMREGMNRFLSELGVTFRRDKTGRPRINKPESYLDREQKASGEYYYYTDEE